The Glycine max cultivar Williams 82 chromosome 12, Glycine_max_v4.0, whole genome shotgun sequence genome window below encodes:
- the LOC121172647 gene encoding uncharacterized protein → MATQSNSPPPPPPSTGVTSHSSSPPLKRTRKASRLRLLATRPVGAERPLVYVDPVTSKADGPHSKKFRTYLGIVARDKVDVTYENWKHVPITQKDLIWEDIQAEFDIPEASDLRTKKKILQTVGERWRQFKSDLTSKWALAADKDSVDDTVCKMYGISKEKWTQFCQSRRDPSWENVRKKAQAVQKQNTAPHVMSRGGYEYLEKKLMDEKRKKKLEEATQSGSTDTVIDPPSPIKRHVKWKLARTKKTGDMTSEAAKEIADKIDALEEQASQGSFVTHGRHDILTAAIGRPEHPGRVRAVGAGITIKQYFGSASRTSSIAPEYLQQLTQQIKDQLEDSITEKVTRRLMLSLSQMQSQGLALPPEPDVGPSAARVSTKESCVDPSGNDLDTGDSYKCGLYIEEYPSRLVALGRVYEGSTTIHNIPLLHDQVKVSVEEIRDVDAPIPVPTKEVKVVGQTLNTFLAWPTHLVKRLSEQGAVRPAKPADRPDDEVDDPLYLMTLTIPQLFLKPLQVMWDATLFGLFNENFPLYIKHEDLSEIAHGGQCLSISVIQLWILHMTETSMRAGNIDVYGFLEPQ, encoded by the exons ATGGCTACACAGTCAAACTCTCCtccgcctcctcctccttctactGGTGTAACATCGCATTCGTCGTCACCACCATTGAAGCGGACTAGAAAGGCCTCACGCCTAAGATTATTGGCGACTAGACCAGTTGGGGCAGAGAGACCCCTTGTCTATGTGGATCCTGTTACTAGCAAAGCAGACGGTCCCCACAGCAAGAAATTTAGAACATATTTAGGGATCGTTgctcgtgataaggtggatgtcACATACGAAAATTGGAAGCATGTCCCTATtactcagaaggatttgatatgggaggatattcag gctgaatttgatatccctgaagcatctgatttaaggacaaaaaagaaaatacttcagactgtgggggagcggtggagacagtttaagtctgatttgacgtcgaaatgggcacttgcagctGACAAGGATAGTGTTGATGACACTGTATGCAAAATGTAcggcattagcaaggagaaatggaCCCAATTTTGCCAGAGCCGTAGAGACCCTTCATGGGAG AATGTTCGAAAAAAAGCACAAGCTGTCCAAAAACAAAACACTGCCCCTCACGTgatgtctcgtgggggttatgaatatttagaaaaaaagttgatggatgagaagagaaagaaaaaactagagGAAGCAACTCAATCCGGAAGCACTGACACCGTcattgatcctccatctcccatcaaacgacacgtgaagtggaagctagcccgcaccaagaaaactggtGACATGACATCTGAagcagcaaaggaaattgctgacaagatt GATGCGCTTGAGGAGCAGGCCTCACAGGGTTCCTTTGTTACCCATGGACGTCATGATATactgactgctgccattgggcgaccagaacaccctggtcGTGTGCGTGCTGTAGGAGCCGGTATAACcatcaaacaatactttggatcagCTTCAAGGACCTCCTCCATTGCTCCCGAATACCTGCAACAGTTGACGCAACAAATCAAGGACCAACTAGAGGATTCAATCACAGAAAAAGTCACTCGACGGCTAATGTTATCCCTCAGCCaaatgcaatcacagggactcgCACTGCCTCCTGAACCTGATGTTGGTCCTTCAGctgctcgtgtcagcacaaaggagagttgtgttgatccctcagggaacgaTCTAGACACCGGTGACTCATACAAATGTGGGTTGTATATTGAAGAATATCCTTCTCGCCTGGTTGCCCtgggaagagtttatgagggatctaCAACAATTCACAACATTCCTTTGCTGCATGATCAAGTTAAGGTTAGTGTTGAGGAGATTAGAGATGTAGATGCTcccattcctgtacccactaaAGAGGTTAAGGTCGTGGGACAGACTCTTAACacattccttgcttggccgacacatctagtcaagcgtttatcagaacag ggAGCTGTGAGACCCGCGAAACCTGCAGATAGGCCGGATgatgaggtcgatgatccgctatatctaatgacattgaccattCCACAGCTTTTTCTGAAGCCattgcaggttatgtgggatgctaccttgTTTGGCCTATTTAATGAAAACtttcccttgtacataaagcatgaagatctgtctgaaattgcacatggtggtcaatgtctcagcatatctgttatacagttgtggattct gcatatgactgagacaagtatgcgagctgGGAATatcgatgtgtatggattcctcgagccaca gtaa
- the LOC106795347 gene encoding uncharacterized protein: MFVFNSALKGLDDTQQSKSKTPARWIVVKCNRQKGSTECGYYVMHWMSTIILGNFQNNWEMYFTDPRPLEPERLKALRNQWAKYYLKVKNET, from the exons ATGTTTGTATTcaatagtgctttgaaaggacttgacgatactcaacaaagtaaatccaagactcctgctaggtggattgttgttaaa tgtaatagacaaaaaggaagcactgagtgtgggtattacgtcatgcattggatgtcaactataatcttaggaaatttccagaataattgggaaatg tatttcactgatcctagaccattggaaccagaaAGATTGAAGGCACTTCGCAACCAGTGGGCAAAGTACTATTTGAAAGTGaaaaatgaaacttag